One part of the Lycium ferocissimum isolate CSIRO_LF1 chromosome 8, AGI_CSIRO_Lferr_CH_V1, whole genome shotgun sequence genome encodes these proteins:
- the LOC132067200 gene encoding uncharacterized protein At1g08160, with translation MYRQRETNPYFLPPHVPPLEQHEPQHPPFSSQFPPVLPNTKDQTREPYSAGDSYFPSPTMPLSTRHSQPQLHSGPQPHSSHDSYLPTPVLPPRHHPHSGHDSHMPTAVPPRHQPHSGPRPPSQHHRHSSGLVSVPTRRKTRPFAWLVAGLCALFWVMVIVAGLAILIIYLVFRPRNPKFDITSATLNAAYLDMGYLLNADITILANFTNPNKKGRVDFHYAILDLYHGGHLLASSYIDPFSTMSHESRFQDVHLVSSEVRLPLENSQSLKKEVDNGRVKFEVKGLFRARSNLGSFLQYSYWLYSRCTIVVTSPPTGVLIGRKCVTKR, from the exons ATGTACCGTCAACGCGAAACCAACCCCTATTTTCTTCCACCACATGTTCCTCCACTTGAACAACATGAACCACAACATCCACCATTCTCTTCTCAATTTCCACCAGTACTGCCTAACACAAAAGATCAAACACGAGAACCATATTCTGCTGGTGACTCTTATTTTCCAAGTCCAACAATGCCACTGTCAACAAGACATTCCCAGCCACAGCTGCACTCAGGACCACAACCACATTCTAGTCATGACTCTTATTTACCAACACCAGTACTGCCACCGCGACATCATCCACATTCTGGTCATGACTCTCACATGCCAACAGCAGTACCACCACGACATCAGCCACATTCAGGTCCTCGGCCACCGAGCCAACATCATCGTCACTCTTCAG GTCTAGTGAGCGTGCCTACAAGGCGTAAAACGAGGCCATTTGCATGGCTAGTGGCAGGTTTATGTGCACTTTTCTGGGTCATGGTAATAGTAGCTGGCCTAGCAATCCTCATCATCTATCTTGTATTTCGCCCAAGAAACCCAAAATTCGACATAACAAGTGCCACACTCAACGCAGCCTATCTTGACATGGGATATCTCCTCAATGCTGATATTACTATACTTGCAAACTTCACAAACCCAAACAAGAAAGGAAGAGTGGATTTTCATTACGCCATTCTTGATCTTTATCATGGTGGACACCTATTGGCTTCCAGTTACATAGACCCTTTCTCGACAATGAGCCATGAGTCGAGGTTTCAAGATGTTCACTTGGTGAGTAGCGAAGTTCGACTTCCTTTAGAAAACAGCCAATCGCTGAAGAAGGAAGTGGATAATGGAAGAGTGAAGTTTGAAGTGAAGGGACTTTTTAGAGCAAGGTCTAATTTAGGAAGCTTCCTTCAATACTCCTATTGGTTGTATAGTAGGTGCACTATTGTAGTTACCAGCCCTCCAACTGGTGTCTTGATTGGCAGAAAGTGCGTAACGAAGCGCTAA